AGCGTTGACCATTATGTTATGCCGATTAAACCGGGAAGAATTATTTTTGAAATGGATGGAGTTCCGGAGGATTTGGCGAAAGAAGCGATGCGTCGCGCCAGCCATAAGCTTCCAATGAAAACGAAATTTATCACGAAATTAATTGATTAACATGAAAATTAAAGAGTTGCGCCAAAAAACAGAAAAAGAATTGAAAGATTTATTAAGCGAAGACCGTCGCAAACTTGGTCAGTTTAAGTTTGATTTGGCGTCAAAAAAGATTAAAAACGCCGGACAGATTGGAGAATTGCGCAGAGATATTGCTAAAATTTTAACTATTTTACA
This genomic stretch from Patescibacteria group bacterium harbors:
- the rpmC gene encoding 50S ribosomal protein L29, whose product is MKIKELRQKTEKELKDLLSEDRRKLGQFKFDLASKKIKNAGQIGELRRDIAKILTILQAKKND